One part of the Streptomyces sp. AM 2-1-1 genome encodes these proteins:
- a CDS encoding ATP-binding protein — MDVRPQLIDALSALRDRVAAVRLPLPLPGAERARQTRAELLAQLDDYLLPRLKAPEAPLLAVIGGSTGAGKSTLVNSLVGCRVSEAGVLRPTTRTPVLVCHPDDHHWFADVRVLPELIRVWLPPGRGVGADGIEEVGVGRARGAAQELRIETAMSLPRGLALLDAPDIDSLVERNRVLAAELVCAADVWVMVTTASRYADAVPWHMLRTAKEYDASLVSVLDRVPHQVVGEVSRQYAALMTRAGLGDVPRFTIPELPESAGGGSGLLPTSAVAPLRAWLAHRAQDPAARQQAVGRTAAGVMDSLNVRMPALAGAVAQQYAAAVRLTGAVEEAYEKEADRIRRRLRNGAVLAGDARTRWRGYPLDSSAGEVLEALVESLVALIQCAVAAADEKIRTAWRQDPAAAAFRFERGGGEGGPRDDAGRENGSRNGSGRGNGGWGPAEDAEGRIAVVVRRWRRVVEELAEEEVGRIDRSVAPDPETVAALLAAALLGGRRARSAGEQLAERIGAQGALRLRDKGGALLTSYLDQVLRVERERRLAPLDALDIAPEPQAELIAALSVLQKERRQR, encoded by the coding sequence ATGGATGTACGGCCTCAGCTCATCGACGCACTCTCCGCCCTGCGCGACCGGGTCGCCGCCGTGCGTCTCCCGCTGCCGCTCCCCGGAGCGGAACGGGCCCGCCAGACGAGGGCCGAACTGCTCGCCCAGCTCGACGACTACCTGCTGCCCCGGCTCAAGGCCCCGGAGGCGCCGCTGCTCGCGGTGATCGGCGGATCCACCGGTGCCGGGAAGTCGACGCTGGTCAACTCCCTCGTGGGGTGCCGGGTCAGTGAGGCCGGGGTGTTGCGGCCCACGACCCGGACGCCGGTGCTGGTCTGCCACCCGGACGACCACCACTGGTTCGCCGACGTCCGTGTGCTGCCGGAGCTGATCCGGGTCTGGCTGCCGCCCGGGCGCGGAGTCGGGGCGGACGGGATCGAGGAAGTGGGGGTCGGGCGGGCCCGCGGGGCCGCCCAGGAGCTGCGGATCGAGACGGCGATGAGCCTGCCGCGCGGACTCGCGCTGCTCGACGCCCCCGACATCGACTCGCTCGTCGAACGGAACCGGGTCCTCGCCGCCGAGCTCGTCTGCGCGGCCGACGTGTGGGTGATGGTGACCACGGCGTCCCGGTACGCCGACGCGGTGCCCTGGCACATGCTCCGTACGGCGAAGGAGTACGACGCCTCGCTGGTCAGCGTGCTCGACCGGGTACCTCACCAGGTGGTGGGGGAGGTCTCCCGCCAGTACGCCGCGTTGATGACCCGGGCGGGCCTCGGGGACGTACCGCGCTTCACCATCCCCGAGCTGCCCGAGTCGGCGGGCGGCGGCAGCGGTCTGCTGCCCACCTCCGCGGTCGCACCGTTGCGCGCCTGGCTCGCCCACCGGGCCCAGGACCCCGCGGCCCGCCAGCAGGCGGTGGGCCGCACGGCGGCCGGGGTCATGGACTCCCTGAACGTACGGATGCCCGCCCTCGCCGGGGCCGTCGCCCAGCAGTACGCGGCGGCCGTCCGGCTCACCGGTGCCGTCGAGGAGGCCTACGAGAAGGAGGCCGACCGCATCCGCCGGCGGCTCCGGAACGGCGCCGTGCTGGCCGGGGACGCCCGGACGCGCTGGCGCGGGTACCCGTTGGACAGCTCGGCCGGGGAGGTGCTGGAGGCACTGGTGGAGAGCCTGGTCGCGTTGATCCAGTGCGCCGTCGCCGCCGCCGACGAGAAGATCCGCACGGCCTGGCGGCAGGATCCGGCCGCAGCGGCCTTCCGCTTCGAGCGCGGGGGTGGGGAGGGCGGCCCGCGGGACGACGCCGGCCGGGAGAACGGTTCTCGGAACGGCAGCGGGCGGGGGAACGGCGGCTGGGGGCCGGCGGAGGACGCCGAGGGACGGATCGCCGTGGTCGTGCGCCGGTGGCGGCGGGTCGTCGAGGAGCTGGCCGAGGAGGAGGTGGGCCGGATCGACCGCAGCGTCGCGCCGGACCCCGAGACCGTCGCCGCGCTGCTCGCCGCCGCCCTGCTGGGCGGCCGCCGTGCCCGTAGCGCCGGGGAGCAGCTCGCCGAACGCATCGGCGCCCAGGGCGCGTTGCGGTTGCGGGACAAGGGCGGGGCCCTGTTGACCAGCTATCTGGACCAGGTGCTCCGGGTGGAACGGGAGCGGCGGCTCGCCCCGCTCGACGCGCTCGACATCGCGCCTGAACCACAAGCGGAGCTGATCGCCGCACTGTCCGTGTTGCAGAAGGAGAGGAGGCAGCGATGA
- a CDS encoding GTPase: protein MTAVVDQGWGKGDRGPERKGAGGERPRAGAEEATGPGAPVRAASDVDRPVPAAGDPARVDPTKVPGPSEAGGRGLPDPPGAVGDSDPQGTGVVPAGVPSHWDDGLIARRAAAARRKRPEGNGLGRSEPEDEAGPEVEAYVSSGGTLRPRLDALRELVGLSRARLDQETLAEAGRVLDEAAARQRLSARHTVVALAGATGSGKSSLFNALAGAQISDTGVRRPTTSSPIACSWTDGAAGLLDRLAIPGRLRRRPQAGAAAADAALQGLVLVDLPDHDSAAPGHREQVDRVLALVDAVVWVVDPEKYGDAALHERYLRPLAGHAEVSFVVLNQIDRLPGEAADLVLDDLRRLLDEDGMAVGEHGDPGATVLALSALTGEGVGELRELLGAFVQERTAAQRRLSADVDAAAARLRPVYVAEGRSGLGERAREEFTDRLADAVGASAAGQAAEREWRRNAGRACGTPWLRLWRWYESTRRLGGLERMGQVLTPPREEEEATARQRVEQAVRVVADDAAGGLPDPWARAVREAAYNGAKGLSEALDALAEQAAATTSTRGRGAGGGPVKGRDGTGRGTDATGTHDVTGTHDVTRTYDVTRTHDGVGPADPAGPADGVTGRGGAARWRGAAAQDGPGRGSGTRGAGRFGRKRSRSAGAAAGVGGVGGAPVPLSRPARPPRPKWWPAAVLVQASMTLLQIFGGLWLVGQIAGVLEPGLIVPALVMLAGVVGGPLVEWACAAAARGPARRYGQETERRLRDAAAGCGRARVLDPVAAELARYREVRERYGAVTELSTTGR, encoded by the coding sequence ATGACTGCCGTCGTGGACCAGGGCTGGGGCAAGGGAGACCGGGGCCCGGAGAGGAAGGGCGCCGGCGGGGAGAGGCCCCGCGCGGGCGCGGAGGAGGCGACAGGGCCGGGAGCACCTGTCCGCGCGGCGTCGGACGTCGATCGTCCCGTTCCCGCAGCCGGGGATCCGGCGAGGGTTGACCCGACGAAGGTTCCCGGCCCCTCGGAGGCGGGTGGACGGGGACTGCCGGACCCGCCCGGAGCGGTCGGGGACTCCGACCCCCAGGGCACGGGGGTCGTCCCGGCGGGGGTGCCCTCGCACTGGGACGACGGGCTCATCGCCCGGCGGGCGGCGGCCGCGCGGCGCAAGCGTCCCGAGGGCAACGGGCTCGGGAGGAGCGAACCGGAGGACGAAGCGGGGCCCGAGGTGGAGGCGTACGTGTCGTCGGGCGGCACCCTCCGGCCGAGGCTCGACGCCCTGCGCGAGCTGGTCGGCCTCTCCCGCGCGCGGCTCGACCAGGAGACGCTCGCCGAGGCGGGGCGGGTGCTCGACGAAGCGGCCGCGCGGCAGCGGCTCTCCGCCCGGCACACCGTGGTCGCCCTCGCCGGGGCGACGGGCAGCGGGAAGTCCTCCCTCTTCAACGCCCTCGCCGGAGCGCAGATCTCCGACACCGGGGTACGCCGCCCGACCACCTCCTCCCCGATCGCGTGCAGTTGGACGGACGGGGCGGCCGGCCTGCTCGACCGGCTGGCGATCCCGGGCCGGCTCCGCCGCAGACCGCAGGCGGGCGCTGCCGCCGCCGACGCGGCGCTCCAGGGGCTCGTCCTGGTGGATCTCCCCGACCACGACTCGGCCGCCCCCGGCCATCGGGAACAGGTCGACCGGGTGCTCGCCCTCGTCGACGCCGTCGTCTGGGTCGTGGACCCGGAGAAGTACGGCGACGCGGCTCTGCACGAGCGCTACCTGCGCCCTCTCGCAGGCCACGCGGAGGTCAGCTTCGTCGTGCTCAACCAGATCGACCGGTTGCCCGGTGAGGCGGCCGACCTCGTCCTCGACGACCTGCGCCGGCTGCTCGACGAGGACGGCATGGCGGTGGGCGAGCACGGCGACCCCGGCGCCACCGTGCTGGCCCTGTCCGCCCTCACCGGCGAGGGGGTCGGCGAACTGCGCGAGCTGCTGGGCGCGTTCGTGCAGGAGCGGACCGCCGCCCAGCGCCGGCTCTCCGCCGATGTGGACGCCGCCGCCGCGCGGCTTCGGCCGGTGTACGTCGCGGAGGGGCGGTCCGGACTCGGAGAGCGGGCCCGGGAGGAATTCACCGACCGGCTCGCCGACGCGGTCGGTGCCTCGGCGGCCGGGCAGGCGGCCGAGCGGGAGTGGCGCCGGAACGCGGGCCGGGCGTGCGGCACCCCCTGGCTGCGGCTGTGGCGCTGGTACGAGTCGACGCGCAGGCTCGGCGGCCTGGAGCGGATGGGCCAGGTCCTGACGCCCCCGCGCGAGGAAGAGGAAGCGACCGCGCGGCAACGGGTCGAGCAGGCCGTACGCGTGGTGGCGGACGACGCCGCCGGAGGCCTCCCGGACCCATGGGCCCGGGCGGTGCGCGAGGCCGCTTACAACGGCGCCAAGGGCCTGTCCGAGGCGTTGGACGCCCTGGCGGAGCAGGCTGCCGCGACCACCTCCACCCGGGGCCGGGGGGCCGGCGGCGGCCCGGTGAAGGGCCGCGACGGCACGGGAAGGGGTACGGACGCCACGGGGACGCACGACGTGACCGGGACGCACGACGTGACCCGCACGTACGACGTGACCAGGACGCACGACGGCGTGGGCCCGGCGGACCCGGCGGGCCCGGCGGACGGGGTCACCGGGCGGGGCGGAGCGGCGCGGTGGCGCGGTGCCGCCGCGCAGGACGGGCCGGGCCGCGGGTCCGGTACGCGCGGCGCCGGCCGGTTCGGACGGAAGCGGTCCCGGAGCGCCGGCGCGGCGGCCGGAGTCGGGGGCGTCGGCGGCGCGCCGGTCCCCCTGAGCCGCCCCGCCCGGCCGCCGCGCCCCAAGTGGTGGCCGGCGGCGGTCCTGGTCCAGGCGTCCATGACCCTGCTGCAGATCTTCGGCGGGCTGTGGCTCGTCGGCCAGATCGCCGGAGTGCTGGAACCGGGGCTGATCGTCCCCGCCCTGGTGATGCTCGCCGGAGTCGTCGGCGGCCCGCTGGTGGAGTGGGCGTGCGCGGCGGCCGCGCGGGGCCCGGCACGGAGGTACGGGCAGGAGACCGAGCGACGGCTGCGGGACGCGGCGGCCGGATGCGGGCGCGCCAGGGTCCTCGATCCGGTGGCCGCCGAACTCGCCCGTTACCGCGAAGTGCGCGAGCGGTACGGGGCGGTGACGGAGTTGTCCACAACCGGCCGGTAA
- a CDS encoding single-stranded DNA-binding protein, protein MNETLVTLVGNAATAVDFRETTSGGMARFRLAVTPRRWDREKQLWADGHTSFYTVWAWRALASNLAASVSVGEPLLVHGRLKVREEERDGARRTFVDVEAVAVGHDLSRGSAAFRRAVRREPPLGAGTGAGDAEGPVFASESAAGGPSWEVDPAAGRAGPPGATADPESGEGPRRRTGRQERHVGLVSAP, encoded by the coding sequence ATGAACGAGACCTTGGTGACGCTGGTCGGCAACGCCGCGACGGCGGTGGACTTCCGGGAGACCACCTCCGGCGGGATGGCGCGGTTCCGCCTCGCCGTGACACCACGCCGCTGGGACCGGGAGAAACAGCTCTGGGCCGACGGGCACACGAGCTTCTACACGGTGTGGGCGTGGCGGGCCCTGGCGTCGAACCTGGCGGCCTCCGTCTCGGTGGGCGAACCCCTGCTGGTGCACGGCCGGCTGAAGGTACGGGAGGAGGAACGCGACGGCGCGCGGCGGACGTTCGTGGACGTCGAGGCGGTGGCGGTGGGCCACGATCTGAGCCGGGGATCCGCCGCGTTCCGGCGGGCGGTGCGACGCGAGCCGCCGCTCGGCGCCGGGACGGGAGCAGGGGACGCGGAGGGTCCGGTTTTCGCGAGCGAATCCGCTGCCGGCGGCCCCTCCTGGGAGGTCGATCCCGCAGCCGGGAGAGCGGGCCCCCCGGGAGCGACGGCGGATCCGGAGTCCGGCGAGGGCCCACGCCGCCGGACGGGGCGTCAGGAACGGCATGTGGGGCTCGTGTCGGCACCCTGA
- a CDS encoding Cys-Gln thioester bond-forming surface protein gives MRGRGTGLARLASTALVTGLVAAGALAGTGTAAADDAAPQHQGGATAVLDGLKTYDSAVIKTAGEEPKKVSAGLFEMTVDGGGKLKTYCIDIHNPTQGQAAYKETPWAESSLGKNENAGRIRWILEHSYPQVDDLASLAAKAGTGPLTEGTAAAGTQVAIWRYSDGADVTAVNKDAEKLADYLQGAAQNSSEPQASLTLSPPAVSGQAGGLLGPVTVHTDAAETTVAPPADAVASGVKITDKDGNPVSKATDGTELYFDVPKDTADGSASLTVQATTSVPVGRVFTGVTTTSQTQILAGSSESVVSAQATADWAAKGPVPAVTAQKNCVAGGLDVTTSNNGDKPFTFTISGTEYTVEAGGTKTVTVPVAEDATYDVTVTGEGGFEQNFKGVLDCVTVSDTTPDDDKGTDTQTGASPSPATTPVAADTTGGAEGDLAATGGSSATPIIAGVAVALVVLGGGAVFFLRRKKSAAGAQ, from the coding sequence CTGCGGGGACGGGGCACCGGGCTCGCCCGCCTGGCCTCCACCGCACTGGTCACCGGCCTCGTCGCGGCGGGCGCACTCGCCGGCACGGGCACGGCTGCGGCCGACGACGCGGCCCCTCAGCACCAGGGCGGCGCGACCGCTGTCCTGGACGGGCTGAAGACGTACGACTCCGCCGTGATCAAGACGGCCGGCGAAGAGCCGAAGAAGGTGTCCGCCGGCCTCTTCGAGATGACCGTCGACGGCGGCGGCAAGCTCAAGACGTACTGCATCGACATCCACAACCCGACCCAGGGTCAGGCGGCGTACAAGGAGACTCCCTGGGCGGAGTCCTCGCTCGGCAAGAACGAGAACGCCGGGCGCATCCGCTGGATCCTGGAGCACTCCTACCCGCAGGTCGACGACCTCGCCTCGCTCGCGGCGAAGGCCGGTACCGGCCCGCTCACCGAGGGCACTGCCGCGGCCGGCACCCAGGTCGCCATCTGGCGTTACTCGGACGGTGCCGACGTCACCGCCGTGAACAAGGACGCCGAGAAGCTCGCCGACTACCTGCAGGGCGCGGCCCAGAACAGCAGTGAGCCCCAGGCCTCGCTGACGCTGAGCCCGCCGGCGGTCTCCGGTCAGGCCGGCGGTCTGCTCGGCCCGGTCACCGTCCACACGGACGCTGCCGAGACCACGGTGGCCCCGCCGGCCGACGCCGTCGCCAGCGGCGTCAAGATCACCGACAAGGACGGCAACCCCGTCTCGAAGGCGACCGACGGCACCGAGCTCTACTTCGACGTGCCGAAGGACACGGCGGACGGTTCCGCCTCGCTCACCGTGCAGGCCACCACCTCCGTGCCGGTCGGCCGTGTCTTCACCGGTGTGACGACCACCAGCCAGACGCAGATCCTGGCCGGTTCCAGCGAGTCCGTCGTCTCCGCGCAGGCCACCGCCGACTGGGCCGCCAAGGGCCCGGTTCCCGCGGTGACCGCGCAGAAGAACTGTGTCGCGGGTGGCCTCGACGTCACCACGAGCAACAACGGTGACAAGCCGTTCACCTTCACGATCTCCGGCACCGAGTACACCGTCGAGGCCGGCGGCACGAAGACCGTGACGGTCCCCGTCGCCGAGGACGCGACGTACGACGTCACCGTCACCGGTGAGGGCGGCTTCGAGCAGAACTTCAAGGGCGTCCTCGACTGCGTCACGGTCTCGGACACCACCCCGGACGACGACAAGGGCACGGACACGCAGACCGGCGCCTCGCCCAGCCCTGCCACGACCCCCGTCGCGGCCGACACGACCGGCGGCGCCGAGGGTGACCTCGCCGCGACCGGTGGCTCCAGCGCGACCCCGATCATCGCGGGTGTCGCCGTGGCGCTCGTCGTCCTCGGTGGCGGAGCGGTCTTCTTCCTCCGCCGCAAGAAGTCGGCCGCCGGCGCCCAGTAG
- the ettA gene encoding energy-dependent translational throttle protein EttA → MAEFIYTMRKTRKAHGDKVILDDVTLNFLPGAKIGVVGPNGAGKSTVLKIMAGLEQPSNGEAYLSPGFSVGILMQEPKLDEEKTVLQNVQDGAAEIMGKLTRFNEVAELMATDYSDALLDEMGKLQEDLDHANAWDLDAQLEQAMDALGCPPGDWPVTNLSGGEKRRVALCKLLIEAPDLLLLDEPTNHLDAESVNWLEQHLSKYAGAVVAVTHDRYFLNNVAEWILELDRGRALPYEGNYSTYLEKKATRLKVEGRKDEKRQKRLKEELEWVRSNAKGRQTKSKARLARYEEMAAEADKMRKLDFEEIQIPPGPRLGSIVVEVEHLSKAFGDKVLIDDLSFTLPRNGIVGIIGPNGAGKTTLFKMIQGLETPDSGSVKVGETVKISYVDQSRANIDPKKTLWAVVSDELDYINVGQVEMPSRAYVSAFGFKGPDQQKPAGVLSGGERNRLNLALTLKEGGNLLLLDEPTNDLDVETLSSLENALLEFPGAAVVISHDRWFLDRVATHILAYEGDSKWYWFEGNFESYEKNKVERLGADAARPHRATYKKLTRG, encoded by the coding sequence TTGGCTGAGTTCATCTACACCATGCGCAAGACGCGCAAGGCGCACGGCGACAAGGTGATTCTGGATGACGTCACCCTGAACTTCCTGCCCGGCGCGAAGATCGGCGTCGTCGGCCCCAACGGTGCCGGTAAGTCCACGGTGCTCAAGATCATGGCCGGCCTGGAGCAGCCGTCCAACGGTGAGGCGTACCTCTCGCCCGGCTTCAGCGTCGGCATCCTCATGCAGGAGCCGAAGCTCGACGAGGAGAAGACCGTCCTGCAGAACGTGCAGGACGGCGCCGCCGAGATCATGGGCAAGCTCACGCGCTTCAACGAGGTCGCCGAGCTCATGGCGACCGACTACTCCGACGCGCTGCTGGACGAGATGGGCAAGCTCCAGGAGGACCTGGACCACGCCAACGCGTGGGACCTGGACGCCCAGCTGGAGCAGGCCATGGACGCCCTGGGCTGCCCGCCCGGCGACTGGCCCGTCACCAACCTCTCCGGTGGCGAGAAGCGCCGCGTGGCGCTCTGCAAGCTCCTCATCGAGGCGCCCGACCTCCTCCTGCTCGACGAGCCCACCAACCACCTCGACGCCGAGTCGGTGAACTGGCTGGAGCAGCACCTCTCGAAGTACGCGGGTGCGGTCGTCGCCGTCACCCACGACCGGTACTTCCTCAACAACGTCGCCGAGTGGATCCTCGAACTGGACCGCGGCCGCGCGCTCCCGTACGAGGGCAACTACTCCACGTACCTCGAGAAGAAGGCCACCCGCCTCAAGGTCGAGGGCCGCAAGGACGAGAAGCGCCAGAAGCGGCTCAAGGAAGAGCTGGAGTGGGTCCGGTCCAACGCCAAGGGCCGCCAGACCAAGTCCAAGGCCCGCCTCGCCCGTTACGAGGAGATGGCTGCCGAGGCCGACAAGATGCGGAAGCTGGACTTCGAGGAGATCCAGATCCCGCCGGGCCCGCGCCTCGGTTCCATCGTCGTCGAGGTCGAGCACCTCTCGAAGGCCTTCGGCGACAAGGTCCTGATCGACGACCTGTCGTTCACGCTGCCGCGCAACGGCATCGTCGGCATCATCGGTCCGAACGGCGCGGGCAAGACCACGCTGTTCAAGATGATCCAGGGCCTGGAGACGCCGGACTCCGGTTCGGTCAAGGTCGGCGAGACGGTCAAGATCTCGTACGTCGACCAGTCCCGCGCCAACATCGACCCGAAGAAGACCCTCTGGGCCGTCGTCTCGGACGAGCTGGACTACATCAACGTCGGCCAGGTCGAGATGCCGTCGCGGGCGTACGTCTCCGCGTTCGGCTTCAAGGGCCCGGACCAGCAGAAGCCGGCCGGTGTCCTCTCCGGTGGTGAGCGCAACCGCCTGAACCTCGCGCTGACGCTCAAGGAGGGCGGCAACCTGCTGCTCCTCGACGAGCCCACCAACGACCTGGACGTCGAGACCCTCTCGTCGCTGGAGAACGCGCTGCTGGAGTTCCCCGGCGCCGCTGTGGTCATCTCCCACGACCGCTGGTTCCTGGACCGCGTCGCCACGCACATCCTGGCGTACGAGGGCGACTCCAAGTGGTACTGGTTCGAGGGCAACTTCGAGTCGTACGAGAAGAACAAGGTCGAGCGCCTCGGCGCGGACGCGGCCCGCCCGCACCGCGCCACGTACAAGAAGCTCACCCGGGGCTGA
- a CDS encoding thioesterase family protein produces MARHLYPCPLRWSDMDAFGHVNNVVFLRYLEEARIDFMFRLAPGDGSPSFAGGSVVARHEIDYLRPLVHRHAPVTVESWVTKIGAASLTIAYEIKDADLVYVRAATVVVPYNLVEGRPRRISAEEKLFLQEYMEQEPAPA; encoded by the coding sequence GTGGCCCGTCACCTCTACCCCTGCCCGCTGCGCTGGTCGGACATGGACGCCTTCGGCCACGTCAACAACGTGGTCTTCCTCCGCTACCTGGAGGAGGCGCGCATCGACTTCATGTTCCGGCTGGCGCCGGGGGACGGCTCGCCGTCCTTCGCGGGCGGATCCGTCGTCGCCCGCCACGAGATCGACTACCTCCGGCCGCTGGTCCACCGCCACGCGCCGGTGACCGTCGAGTCCTGGGTCACGAAGATCGGCGCGGCGTCGCTGACGATCGCGTACGAGATCAAGGACGCGGACCTGGTGTATGTACGGGCTGCCACGGTCGTCGTGCCCTACAACCTGGTGGAAGGGCGGCCCCGGCGGATCTCCGCCGAGGAGAAGCTCTTCCTCCAGGAGTACATGGAGCAGGAGCCCGCCCCGGCATGA